ATTCGTCGCCTCAGGAGCTTAAAGATCATGCCACTCTAATTTgtgcagcagctagctagctcacaCATTACATGTCAGAAGATGCGTCGTTGCCGTCGAAGAGCATCCATATCTCGTTGACCCTGCCGCTGAACTCGAAGGGCGAGTTGTACTGCGCCACGGTGTACGCGGTCGCCGCGTCGGCCCTGCGGCCGTCGGACACGGGGGCGGCCCACCTGGTCCCCTGCAGGCTGGCGTCGAGCATCGCGGCCTGCTCGCCGACGTCGGAGTCGGCCACGAAGCCGCCGAACCGGCGCACGGCGGCGTACCTGGCGCCGGCCCACCTCTGCACGCTCAGGCcctcggccggcggcgggtccGCCTGGTTCTTCTCCGGCACGTAGAAGCTGACGACGAAGGAGGAGGCGCAGAAGGGCCCGTCGCTGGGT
The Brachypodium distachyon strain Bd21 chromosome 2, Brachypodium_distachyon_v3.0, whole genome shotgun sequence genome window above contains:
- the LOC100845676 gene encoding heme-binding protein 2, translating into MARRSGMFLLIAAAALLAAGAAVPPSCERSECPAYDVVDAANGFEIRRYKDAMWASTAPIEDISLVAATRSGFLQLFKYIQGKNAYNATIEMTAPVLTRVSPSDGPFCASSFVVSFYVPEKNQADPPPAEGLSVQRWAGARYAAVRRFGGFVADSDVGEQAAMLDASLQGTRWAAPVSDGRRADAATAYTVAQYNSPFEFSGRVNEIWMLFDGNDASSDM